A stretch of Besnoitia besnoiti strain Bb-Ger1 chromosome Unknown contig00015, whole genome shotgun sequence DNA encodes these proteins:
- a CDS encoding uncharacterized protein (encoded by transcript BESB_028350) encodes MDEFRLSRRPPSQERRPGGALSATGLSAAAPQRPPPSLPLSLSSFSARPPSGVVSRVPPSGVVTLSTEERRAGFAGAACRGPLERTGAFAASATSAHAHATSPVKIPASLTYSSAALRTPSSAASRGAAGASQTGTGGARGAATPQLRLEPAKPWASFQRTQQEKGCRLAEETRTSLRETDTAADRCDSLARPLESAAQPLPASARALLQRPSSISSSCASDAGSSPSSSASSGFAQAPGSASAGGGADSLGGAQRAWASSARATRRICENAFSSSSSPSCLPSSNSSTASGARLPEAPRSGGAVTLQYDSLQSGAGACGAAPSRASHPPSAPLDVGLTSLSSSSASLSSFSAASPPPRSHPLSAFTSACRSIAPSSLSSPATLGASAPPFRPLLPLASAAPLSASAAFEEARARSLETTSARVRTEADADRKQTEITREEARGNRAREEAFETHCDKRMREEGDASRDVTERKTREISAERDEAKWLHVDVVEGGSSTGRDVKTGEEDTRGDTESDKKEPRGDTCEGAEDVFPLHSKIFGRLSGEQRKVVLAPPDANLCVIAGPGSGKTSAIAARIIRLLLLNRGPVLALTFTKRGADELRERVLAGLSATLEELRLAHEAREDAKTSPLQWETKNEAGRTRGREADRSIFSCPAVDVAGSEASLESSRYPPSVLPFASVFRKPHSTKPSAAPALAYSSAACALFPSTSSSAAPFPVSSGTLSRPLPAPAASAPELPSARPSRGSSGLPLFSDLAGRVFVGTFHKFGTLLLRRYGRAVGVASSFLIATTSRQTQLARTVLEAFKEREEAEEKFGKDPEKLWRKKEAGGRGGGGTASRSLEATFQQLRRSHLVKMQRAAEEKQRERKRAQLLAAQRPEDLAIGAQPRREDEAEALDAFEEEDEFLDFLADDEEEEDDAAVGGLVGGARRETDCGDVSSREKKRRFGASKTDAGRGHAASSAFSASSFFDCPGGPAGDCGSRRAKTTWKEVDMFLRLVRKAKFSETFRDTLKTENASLFELTRQYGELLRRQQPPLLDYADLILQTLRLLEGHGETRREVGTNFPIVFVDEFQDTSLSQFKIVKALARGRREAEATDEGRAEAAQPHRAPSDPGDVAVPASSVKRERGEGTPTPRPKRTGGVTVVGDDDQSIYGFRGIDAKNFCMFGRAFPNRLELHLSCNYRSVAPIVSTSLALISQNRQRRLKRLHPAACASALAFFAAYLFRECPPAALSGATSAKPEDFSGAAAASGSSFKRASAGVGLAEAPAAAAPPPPSVSASSAASHLSPPSSSAGAARGLPDISAFPRPSSAPAGAASVVASAPSPAALALLPPVLCAVLASPKAEAAYILRFIVALKQARKLCWGDFVILCRTNRGLKELEDLLQDPQVLKTAFGASLVDGGPLPVVLASHPPGGAEARRDESVPRVSPLAPALWYRPERPPDPALLCPRWSSQAFPSALPLHSTALKGRGTQLLRKPQMLLVFAYLRLAVDVHHDASFLRALNQPKRGLGLAVVRALCAALESLEDRKPGADAETPDARRDAGGRPKRKRDAEEEGAEAAGAGKETLVSWDAKWREGPLEGIEHVRRAQGKGLGVFGHTDSSLEPRMFSLFEAACALTGFEPECDKPGGSASASPSRGASLRRRAKCPAAAHRKLREFLSQLVELRKAALRPSATAADVLLFVLKDMGLEAFLVGARDDGVASDAETQAANAKRKGGEKKTASSPDADAPAQDGVECESGASRAAEADSGPPSASGRPKKKPRKRKVAQDVGDAPEDRQTKTAREEARAGHAAVSLGALSLISHGKLDPVWALLRIAETYTPNAYQPTGLDCVTRLLKDTANERCRGEDAFSAQRRDTIFLSTIHQAKGLEWPVVVLAKAQEGHLPLSSDEGSSSFVPAHRPALASASSSSCASVSASIDAASTTWESLQREPGRRPPSAPSVSSCPAFSASAAAAAEAAQRRLQEARMRAASAEKERMEEKELEEERRLCYVALTRAKSQILVTASRTDKSGQSLRLSRFVVEAKACHFHPLSWQPPFEKGLLAAESGARALRKETKARREIDLAPLTKGAGATSGTRLEGESARKTHRDADGAREKEGKSPGRGAADGGRARGTLEPLPRGASLEFHGGDEGQIRLKEEQNRGANGMSDKREKHHAASDPPHAVDAESLAESCCMREGSPEHANDLQALRPAALSGKVSTASSGARASFPSSAGCLAAAASCRRSPASSPSASPPAPPLLPFEAPCRLPSASLPPCPELPASASLEELSPRAQSSSAPSAASFLGAASSSSFSPTPPCDAALPVSSAPPFASAAVPPVGLGQLSAPTLRPDASSEPVAGDSPSSSPSSPSHRSSLPACVDASPLLRASAPDETSSGERPLFSPSRRFAWRSASGDGGSEGGCEVGVPKNSEKLLENAICGRLKNSVERGDVEPLLAALAEAGNPSAEESEDDSSATDAEIDAEKFESSGEEHPEGTCAAWNYEHEDCPLEDAGEAETKAGALTRCDSENEVDITVVELDDDEVEGEEVAEACCGSGGGETKEGWQEARESLATSQAAEIVVVEANACEAEKDDDEVDAEETRKDETAGRHATAGEVAGFAQAESGLASAERGREYQEKKEKKTLNDADWRQGAEMGARSEIQAQRRRERRAEKTRNEARGAHAKDVFTDVQKEAEPEVISIDEDDEAQATETTEERTTMAAPSESVQRERRAGLTSQEPNARDHSSAAPGDDFEKGRRRDRESSSRSESGARMREEGFEDDRDDRAQGESESFDDSHEDVSLKRDSKSKVRFADASELARHSTRALASPGRLAATQRTKLPSSSDSDPAAPLAPPLSSPSSSESPAPAEASSALEQASCLAGAAAPSLSEALPSRVGGSAPGGRPWRRFLLKKK; translated from the exons ATGGACGAatttcgcctctcgcggcgtcctccttcgCAGGAGCGACGCCCTGGAGGCGCGCTCTCAGCGACaggcctctctgctgcagctcctcagcggccgcctccctcgctgcctctctccctttcttccttctccgcccgTCCGCCATCTGGCGTGGTGTCCCGTGTACCTCCGTCTGGCGTGGTGACTCTCTCcacagaagagaggagagcggggtttgccggcgccgcgtgtcGCGGGCCTCTTGAGCGCACAGgggccttcgctgcctccgcgacgAGCGCCCATGCGCACGCGACCTCTCCTGTAAAGATACCTGCCTCGCTGACGTAttcgtccgcggcgctgcgcactccgtcctcggccgcgtcccgcggagctgccggcgcctcgcaaaCGGGTACAGGGGGGGCCCGGGGTGCTGCGAccccgcagctgcgcctggagCCCGCAAAGCCCTGGGCGAGTTTCCAGCGGACTCAGCAGGAGAAGGGCTGCCGGCTAGCGGAGGAAACGAGGACAAGTCTCCGCGAGACTGACACAGCGGCCGACCGCTGCGACAGTCTCGCACGTCCTCTTGAGTCTGCCGCGCAACCTCTgcctgcctcggcgcgcgcgcttcttcagaGGCCTTCCTCGATTTCGTCTTCGTGCGCGTCGGACGCGGGCTCCAgtccgtcttcttccgcatcGTCTGGCtttgcgcaggcgccaggttccgcctctgcaggcggcggggcggactcgctcggcggcgcccagcgcgcgtgggcgtcttcggcgcgggCTACGAGGCGTATCTGCGAGAATG CtttttcgtcctcttcttcgccgtcttgcCTCCCGTCTTCTAACTCCTCCACTGCGTCTGGCGCCCGTCTTCCTGAGGCCCCGCGGTCTGGAGGGGCTGTGACGCTGCAGTACGACTCTCTGCAgtcgggcgccggcgcctgcggcgcggctccatctcgcgcgtctcatccgccttcggcgccgctcgaCGTCGGACTGACTTCactgtcttcttcttcagcgtctctctcctctttctccgccgcgtctcccccgcctcgctctcaTCCGCTTTCGGCGTTTACTTCGGCCTGCCGCAGCatcgcgccctcgtcgctcagctcgcccgcgacgctgGGCGCATCGGCGCCTCCGTTCcgtcctctcctccctcttgcgtcggctgcgccgctctccgccagcgcagccttcgaggaggcgcgcgcgcggagcctcgAAACGACTTCGGCGCGAGTCCGCACAGAGGCCGACGCCGACCGAAAACAGACAGAAATcacgcgagaagaagcgcgaggaaatcgagcgagagaagaagcgttTGAAACGCACTGCGacaagcgcatgcgcgaagaaggagacgcgagcaGAGATGTGACAGAGAGGAAAACCCGAGAGATAAgcgcagagcgcgacgaggcgaagtGGCTTCACGTGGATGTcgtggagggcggcagcagcacggGGCGTGACGTGAAgacgggcgaggaagacacGCGAGGCGACACAGAAAGCGACAAAAAGGaaccgcgcggagacacctgCGAAGGGGCAGAAGATGTATTCCCGCTCCACAGCAAAATTTTCGGCAGGTTGTCTGGCGAACAGAGAAAGGTCGTCCTCGCCCCGCCAGATGCCAATCTGTGCGTCATCGCCGGCCCAGGTTCAG GGAAAACAAGCGCAATTGCGGCGCGCATCATtcgcctgcttcttctgAACCGAGGCCCGGTATTGGCGCTGACCTTCACcaagcgcggcgccgacgagctccgcgagcgcgtcttAGCCGGCCTCTCCGCGACCCTGGAGGAGCTCCGCCTTGCGCACGAGGCACGAGAAGACGCAAAAacctcgccgctgcagtggGAGACGAAAAACGAAGCGGGAAggacgcgagggcgagaggcagaccgGAGCATCTTCTCGTGCCCTGCCGTCGACGTCGCCGGGAGCGAGGCGTCTCTCGAGAGTAGCAGATACCCGCCCTCCGTCCtccccttcgcctccgtcttCCGCAAGCCTCACTCTACCaagccctccgcggcgccggcgcttgcCTATtcgtcggcggcctgcgcttTGTTTCCCTCcacgtcgtcttctgccgcgccgtTTCCTGTTTCTTCGGGTactctctcgcggccgcttcccgcgccggcggcatcTGCGCCGGAGCTACCTTCagcgcgcccgtcgcgcggctcgagcgGGCTGCCTCTTTTCTCGGATCTGGCTGGGCGAGTTTTCGTTGGAACTTTTCACAAATTCGGGActctcctgctgcggcgctaCGGGCGCGCAGTCGGCGTGGCTTCGTCGTTTCTGATCGCGACGACTAGCCGCCAGACGCAGCTCGCTCGGACCGTGTTGGAGGCGTTcaaggagcgcgaggaggcggaggagaaatTCGGGAAAGATCCCGAAAAATTatggagaaaaaaagaggcaggcggacggggaggcggcggcacggCGAGCCGAAGCCTCGAGGCGACGTTtcagcagctccgccgcagtCACCTGGTGAAGATGCAGCGAgcggccgaggagaagcaaCGCGAACGCAaacgcgcgcagctcctcgccgcgcagcgcccagAAGACCTAGCGATCggggcgcagccgcgaagagaagatgaggcggaggccctcgacgctttcgaggaagaagacgagttCCTCGACTTTCtcgcggacgacgaagaggaggaggacgacgcagctgttggaggcctcgtcggcggggcgagacgcgaaacCGACTGCGGAGACGTGAGCAGccgggagaagaagcggcgctTCGGCGCTTCGAAAACCGACGCAGGTCGCGGGCacgctgcctcctcggcgttcTCAGCGTCATCTTTTTTTGACTGTCCTGGGGGTCCTGCGGGGGACTGcgggtcgcggcgagcgaagacgacatGGAAGGAGGTGGATATGTTTCTGCGGCTGGTGAGGAAAGCAAAGTTTTCAGAGACGTTTCGCGACACGCTGAAGACGGAGAATGCGAGTCTCTTCGAGCTCACAAGGCAGTACGgagagctgctgcgtcgccagcagccgcctctCCTCGACTACGCAGACCTCATCCTGCAGACGCTGAGGCTGCTCGAGGGTCACGGAgaaacgcgcagagaagTCGGCACGAACTTCCCCATCGTCTTCGTTGACGAGTTCCAAGACACCAGCCTCTCGCAGTTCAAAATCGTcaaggcgctcgcgcgtgggcgccgcgaggccgaggcaaCAGACgagggacgcgcagaggcagcgcagccgcacagGGCCCCGAGCGATCCTGGAGACGTCGCGGTTCCTGCCTCGTCAGTCAAACGGGAGCGAGGGGAAGGGACCCCAACGCCGAGACCCAAGAGGACAGGCGGCGTGACGGTTGTCGGCGACGACGATCAGTCCATTTACGGGTTTAGAGGGATCGACGCAAag AATTTTTGCATGTTTGGCCGCGCGTTCCCGAACCGGCTTGAGCTGCATCTTTCCTGCAACTACCGGTCGGTCGCGCCGATCGTATCCACGAGCTTGGCGCTGATCAGTCAAaaccggcagcgccgcctcaagCGCCTCCAccccgcagcctgcgcgtcggcCCTGGCGTTCTTCGCGGCGTACCTTTTCCGCGAGTGCCCGCCTGCAGCTTTGTCTGGCGCGACTTCCGCAAAGCCCGAAGACTtttccggcgccgcggcagcctctgGCAGCTCCTTCaagcgcgcctctgcgggcgtcgggctcgctgaggctcccgccgcggccgccccgccccctccttctgtttccgcgtcgtccgccgcctcgcatctctcgccgccgtcttcgtctgctggcgcggcgcgcggcctccctgATATCTCGGCTTTTCCGCGcccgtcgtccgcgccggctggcgcagcgtctgtcgtggcgtctgcgccgtcgccggcggcgcttgcgcTCTTGCCCCCTGTGCTCTGTGCGGTGCTCGCCTCACccaaggcggaggccgcgtaCATCCTCCGCTTCATCGTGGCGCTGAAGCAGGCGCGGAAGCTCTGCTGGGGTGACTTTGTGATTCTCTGCCGGACAAACCGCGGCCTGAAGGAGCTCGAGGACCTGCTGCAGGATCCACAAGTTCTGAAAACGGCGttcggcgcctccctcgtcgaCGGCGGCCCGCTGCcggtcgtcctcgcctcgcaccccccgggcggcgccgaggcgcgacgcgacgAGTCTGTGCCGCGAGTgtctccgctggcgccggcgctgtggTATCGCCCGGAGCGGCCGCCAGATCCCGCGTTGCTCTGTCCGCGCTGGAGCTCTCAGGCTTTCCcgtccgcgctgccgctgcacagCACGGCTCTCAAGGGCCGCGGCACGCAGCTCCTGCGGAAGCCGCAGAtgcttctcgtcttcgcctacttgcgcctcgccgtcgacgtGCACCACGACGCCTCCTTCCTGCGCGCCCTGAACCAGCCGAAGCGCGGTCTTggtctcgccgtcgtccgcgccctctgcgcggcgctcgagagCCTCGAAGACCGCAAgccgggcgccgacgccgagactccggacgcgcggcgagatgCTGGTGGCCGCCCCAAGCGGaagcgcgacgcagaagaagaaggtgccgaagccgcgggcgcaggaaAGGAGACGCTAGTCAGTTGGGACGCCAAATGGCGAGAAGGGCCGCTCGAGGGCATTGAGCACGTCCGGCGAGCCCAGGGGAaaggcctcggcgtcttcgggcACACAGACTCGAGTCTGGAGCCCAGGATGTTTTCGCTCTTcgaggcggcgtgcgcccTCACGGGATTCGAACCCGAGTGCGACAAGCCGGGGGGATccgcttccgcttcgccgtcACGCGGAGCGTctctgaggaggcgcgcgaaatGCCCCGCGGCAGCCCACAGGAAGCTGCGCGAATTCCTCAGCCAGCTCGTCGAGCTGCGGAAAGCTGCGCTCAGACCgtcagcgacggcggcggacgtgCTGCTTTTCGTGTTGAAGGACATGGGCCTGGAGGCGTTCctggtcggcgcgcgcgacgacggcgtagcgagcgacgcggagacgcaggcggcgaatgCGAAACGAAAGGGAGGCGAAAAGAAGacagcctcgtcgcccgacgcagacgccccgGCGCAGGACGGGGTGGAGTGCGAGAGCGGGGCaagcagagccgcggaggcagactcAGGGCCTCCTTCGGCGAGTGGAaggccgaagaagaagcccaGGAAGCGGAAGGTCGCGCAGGACGTCGGTGACGCGCCAGAGGAccggcagacgaagacggctcgcgaggaggcgagggcagggcacgccgcagtctcgctcggcgcgttGTCGCTGATTTCCCACGGCAAACTGGATCCCGTCTGGGCGCTCCTGCGGATTGCGGAGACCTACACGCCCAACGCCTACCAGCCGACGGGGCTGGACTGCGTGACGAGGCTTCTGAAAGACACCGCGAACGAGCGCTGCCGAGGAGAGGATGCCTTCAGCGCCCAGCGACGAGACACGATCTTCCTCTCCACGATTCACCAAGCGAAGGGCCTCGAATGGCcagtcgtcgtcctcgcgaAGGCTCAGGAAGG ACACCTGCCCCTGTCGAGTGACGAGGGATCCTCTTCTTTCGTCCCTGCGCACcgccccgcgctcgcctccgcctcctcctcctcttgcgcctctgtctctgcgtctatTGACGCGGCCTCCACGACTTGGgagtcgctgcagcgcgagcctgggaggcgaccgccttctgcgccttcggtCTCGTCGTGCCCTGCgttctctgcctctgcggccgctgccgctgaggcggcgcagcgacgtctgcaggaggcgcgcatgcgcgcggcctcggcggagaaggagcggatggaggagaaggagctcgaggaagaGCGCAGACTCTGCTACGTGGCTCTGACGCGAGCAAAGAGTCAAATCCTGGTCACGGCCTCGCGGACGGACAAGAGCGGACAgagtctccgcctctcgcgcttcgttGTCGAGGCAAAGGCCTGCCACTTCCACCCCCTCTCCTGGCAGCCCCCCTTCGAGAAGGGCCTCTTGGCCGCCGAGTCtggggcgagggcgctgcggaaggaaacgaaggcgcggcgagagatCGACTTGGCGCCTTTGACGAAGGGCGCGGGTGCAACAAGCGGAACTCGACTtgagggagagagcgcaaGGAAGACGCACCGAGATgcggacggcgcgagggagaaggagggaAAGAGCCCagggaggggcgcggcggacgggggacgcgctcgcgggaCTCTGGAGCCGCTTCCCCGCGGGGCATCTTTAGAATtccacggcggcgacgaaggccagATTCGGTTGAAGGAGGAGCAAAACAGAGGGGCGAACGGGATGTCagacaagagagaaaagcatCACGCGGCAAGCGACCCCCCTCATGCTGTAGACGCAGAGAGTTTGGCGGAAAGTTGCTGCATGCGGGAGGGCTCTCCTGAGCACGCAAATGACCTGCAGGCTCTGAGGCCCGCTGCACTCTCTGGCAAGGTGTCCACGGCCTCATCCGGCGCCCGTGCGTCTTTCCCGTCTTCCGCAGGCTGTttggctgcggccgcgtcctGTCGCCGTTCGCCGGCTTcatcgccttctgcgtcgccccccgcgccgcctcttcttccgtttGAGGCTCCCTGTCGCTTGCCTTCCGCGTCCCTCCCGCCTTGCCCGGAGCTTCCTGCATCGGCCTCGCTGGAGGAGCTGAGCCCTCGCGCTCAGTcatcttctgcgccttcagctgcCTCCTTTTTGGGCGCCGCGAgttcgtcttcgttttcccCCACACCGCCTTGCGACGCCGCATTGCCGGTCTCATCTGCGCCTCCATTCGCCTCAGCAGCAGTGCCTCCCGTTGGCCTCGGTCAGTTATCGGCTCCGACTCTGCGTCCTGATGCCTCTTCGGAGCCGGTCGCTGGAGattcgccctcttcgtcgccctcctcgccttcacaTCGCAGCAGCTTGCCTGCTTGCGTGGATGCGTCgccccttctccgcgcgtccgctcCCGATGAGACTTCGTCTGGTGAGAggcctcttttttctccgtcGCGCCGGTTCGCCTGGAGGTCTGCGagtggcgacggcggaagcgaaggaggcTGCGAGGTCGGGGTGCCGAAAAATTCAGAAAAACTCCTCGAGAACGCCATCTGCGGGAGACTCAAGAACAGCGTCGAACGGGGCGACGTGGAGCCCCTtctcgctgccctcgcggaggcggggaatccgagcgcagaagaaagcgaagacgacagcTCGGCAACAGACGCAGAAATTGATGCGGAGAAATTCGAGTCGAGCGGTGAGGAGCATCCAGAAGGAACGTGTGCGGCATGGAATTACGAACACGAAGACTGCCCTCTTGAGGACGCAGGAGAAGCCGAGACGAAGGCTGGCGCGCTCACACGCTGCGACTCAGAGAACGAAGTGGATATAACTGTAGTCGAGCTCGATGACGACGAagtcgagggagaagaagtcGCAGAGGCCTGTTGTGGaagcggagggggggagacgaaggaaggATGGCaagaggcgcgggagagtcTCGCGACTTCACAAGCTGCCGAAATCGTCGTTGTCGAGGCCAATGCatgcgaggcggagaaagacgacgacgaagtcgacgcagaagaaacgcgaaaaGATGAGACCGCAGGGCGTCACGCGACAGCCGGAGAAGTCGCCGGCTTTGCGCAAGCAGAGTCAGGCCTCGCGAGCGCagagcgcgggagagagtaccaagaaaagaaagagaagaaaacctTGAATGACGCAGACTGGAGACAGGGCGCCGAGATGGGCGCTCGGAGCGAAATACAGGcccagcggagacgcgaacgAAGAGCAGAGAAAACTCGAAACGAAGCGCGTGGCGCACATGCGAAGGACGTCTTCACAGATGTCCAGAAAGAAGCTGAACCCGAAGTGATTTCGATCGATGAAGACGATGAAGCGCAAGCCACAGAGACTACCGAAGAACGGACAACAATGGCTGCGCCAAGCGAATCGGTTCAGAGAGAAAGGCGTGCGGGTCTTACGAGTCAAGAGCCCAATGCGCGCGATcactccagcgccgcgcccggtGACGACTTCgaaaaaggaagaaggcgcgaccgcgaaagCAGCTCGCGATCCGAGTCTGGCGCCAGGATGAGAGAGGAAGGCTTCGAGGACGACAGAGACGACAGAGCGcaaggagagagcgagagttTTGACGATTCCCATGAAGACGTGAGTCTGAAGAGGGACTCGAAGAGCAAAGTTCGCTTCGCCGACGCCAGCGAACTCGCGCGCCACTCGACGCGAGCGTTGGCGTCTCCTGGCAGGCTTGCAGCGACCCAGCGGACCAAGCTTCCGAGCTCCAGCGACTCCGAcccggcagcgcctctcgcgcctcctctgtcttcgccttcctcgtcagaGTCTCCCGCTCCTGCTgaggcctcgtcggcgcttGAGCAGGCCTCTTGTCtggcgggcgctgcggcgccatCCCTGTCTGAGGCCCTGCCCAGTCGCGTCGGCGGgtcggcgcctggcgggcgGCCCTGGCGGCGTTTCTTGTTGAAGAAAAAGTGA